A single Sporosarcina sp. FSL W8-0480 DNA region contains:
- the yfkAB gene encoding radical SAM/CxCxxxxC motif protein YfkAB — protein sequence MKNVATLKKMSPAYDPWEAYLDVQEHGKLTLSSIEFTTTYLCNMRCEHCAVGYMLQQKDPDALPIDLLLSRLDEIPHLRTISITGGEPMFSKKSVEQYVLPLLKYAHERGIRTQMNSNLTMPLDRYMGIASYLDVLHISHNWGTVDDFVDGGFANMERKPPRERRAEQFQRMIDNSRALAEAGVMVSAETMLNKRTLPHLGHIHKQIVEEMKCARHEVHPMYPSDFASQLEVLSLDETREAIHQLLDMRDEDVWMLFGTLPFYPCSQNEEDLKLLKRIYNSKNVSVRNDPDGRSRLNVNIFTGDVIVTDFGDTPPMGNIQNDSLPEMLDKWLDRPLAKSISCHCPAVKCLGPNLLVKDAYYPKEDFTGKQARISAK from the coding sequence ATGAAGAATGTAGCAACACTAAAGAAAATGTCACCTGCTTATGATCCGTGGGAAGCTTATTTAGACGTGCAGGAGCATGGGAAGTTAACACTTTCAAGCATTGAATTTACGACTACATATTTATGTAATATGCGATGTGAGCATTGCGCGGTCGGCTATATGTTGCAGCAAAAAGACCCGGACGCTTTGCCGATCGACCTGCTCTTGTCCCGACTTGACGAGATCCCGCATTTACGGACAATCAGCATAACGGGTGGCGAGCCGATGTTTTCTAAGAAATCGGTGGAGCAGTATGTTTTGCCTCTATTGAAATATGCTCATGAACGCGGTATCAGGACGCAGATGAATTCGAATTTGACAATGCCACTTGATCGTTATATGGGAATAGCTTCTTACCTTGATGTATTACACATCTCCCATAACTGGGGAACCGTCGATGATTTTGTAGACGGTGGTTTTGCGAATATGGAAAGGAAGCCGCCAAGGGAACGCCGTGCCGAGCAGTTTCAACGGATGATCGACAATAGCCGCGCATTGGCGGAGGCCGGAGTGATGGTGTCCGCGGAGACGATGCTGAATAAACGAACTCTCCCGCATTTAGGCCATATCCACAAGCAAATCGTCGAGGAGATGAAGTGCGCAAGACACGAGGTGCACCCTATGTATCCAAGTGATTTTGCTTCACAACTTGAAGTTTTATCCCTTGATGAAACGCGAGAAGCGATCCATCAATTATTGGATATGCGGGATGAGGACGTGTGGATGCTATTCGGCACATTGCCGTTCTATCCGTGCAGTCAGAATGAAGAAGATTTGAAGCTGTTGAAACGCATATACAACAGCAAAAATGTCTCAGTGCGAAATGATCCGGACGGCCGTTCCCGCTTAAACGTTAACATTTTCACGGGCGACGTCATCGTAACAGATTTCGGCGATACGCCTCCAATGGGCAATATCCAGAACGATTCACTGCCTGAAATGCTCGATAAATGGCTGGATCGTCCTCTTGCAAAATCGATCAGCTGCCATTGCCCTGCCGTGAAGTGTCTGGGACCGAATCTATTGGTGAAGGATGCGTATTATCCGAAGGAGGATTTCACAGGAAAGCAGGCAAGAATTTCAGCTAAATGA
- a CDS encoding AEC family transporter, which yields MFIGTIFVNIIIPILILLLIGAALQRKFAFNLKAISNLITYCLMPAAVFINLYQTEIDVQILLEIIGYLVAFSLIIIVVTAVLSKLLKLDKGEAAIFKNSISLINSGNYGIPVSQLLFQANPLGISIQIIVMVFQNILTYTYGLYNLISATKSGMEILKSLLKMPVIHAMLLGGLLNWLQIPIPSFIWTPISHLSDAFLAIALILLGAQLAQIELKTIVNRTIITSSIGRLIIGPSVALLLIFLFGLDGIVAQSLFIASSFPTSRNSSTLALEYDIHPDLAAQTVLFSTVLSAITVTIVVYLSGVLFV from the coding sequence ATGTTTATAGGAACCATTTTCGTTAATATCATTATACCTATCTTAATCCTCCTATTAATCGGGGCGGCTTTGCAAAGGAAATTCGCATTCAATTTAAAAGCGATCTCGAATCTGATTACGTATTGTCTTATGCCCGCAGCGGTCTTCATTAATCTGTATCAGACAGAAATTGACGTACAAATCCTATTGGAAATCATCGGTTATTTGGTTGCTTTCAGTTTAATAATAATCGTTGTCACAGCTGTTTTGAGTAAACTATTGAAGTTAGACAAAGGGGAAGCTGCGATATTCAAAAACAGCATTTCGTTAATCAACTCCGGGAATTATGGGATACCCGTCAGTCAGCTGCTCTTCCAGGCGAATCCTCTTGGGATTTCCATTCAAATTATCGTCATGGTCTTCCAAAATATTTTAACGTATACATATGGATTATATAATTTAATATCCGCAACGAAGTCGGGTATGGAAATCCTGAAATCGCTATTGAAAATGCCGGTCATCCACGCGATGCTTCTTGGCGGTTTGTTGAATTGGCTACAAATCCCGATTCCATCCTTTATATGGACGCCTATCAGCCATCTTTCAGATGCGTTTTTGGCAATTGCACTTATCTTATTGGGGGCGCAACTTGCACAAATTGAATTGAAGACAATTGTTAATCGGACGATTATTACAAGCAGCATCGGAAGACTTATCATTGGGCCAAGCGTGGCGCTGCTCCTTATTTTCCTTTTCGGGCTGGACGGCATCGTCGCTCAATCTTTATTCATCGCAAGTTCCTTTCCAACGTCAAGAAACAGTTCGACGCTCGCGTTGGAATACGATATACATCCGGATTTGGCGGCACAAACGGTTCTGTTTTCAACTGTGTTAAGCGCGATAACAGTGACGATTGTTGTTTATTTATCTGGGGTGTTGTTTGTTTGA
- a CDS encoding Xaa-Pro peptidase family protein: MEKLVKLRSSFEELGIDGMLITDPYNRRYLTGFTGTAGTVLVSKTEAFLLVDFRYTSQANAQVTDFTVKEIDRAILYKEISTLSDSLGIKKLGFEQQHQSYFYYSQLSKEVQAELIPVSNVVEKLRMIKSETEMAILKKAAEIADAAFEHILTFIKPGRTEIEVANELEFHMRKLGATSSSFDMIVASGVRSALPHGVASDKVIEQGDMVTLDFGAYYQGYCSDMTRTIAVGEPDPKLKEIYSIVYDALENALSGIKVGMTGKEADALTRDLISEKGYGDNYGHGMGHGIGLYIHEDIFMNPTCELLVEEGMVLTVEPGIYIPGLGGVRIEDDIIMKKDGIEIITKSPKELIIL; encoded by the coding sequence ATGGAGAAGTTAGTGAAGTTACGGAGTTCATTTGAAGAATTAGGAATTGATGGGATGCTTATTACAGATCCATATAATCGCAGATACCTGACGGGTTTCACCGGAACAGCGGGAACGGTGCTTGTTTCTAAAACTGAAGCATTTTTATTGGTCGATTTCCGTTATACCAGCCAGGCGAATGCGCAGGTTACAGATTTTACTGTGAAAGAAATCGACCGGGCTATCCTCTATAAGGAAATTTCAACGCTTTCGGATAGCTTGGGAATTAAGAAGTTAGGATTTGAGCAACAGCATCAATCCTATTTTTATTACTCCCAGCTTTCGAAGGAAGTACAGGCGGAACTTATACCTGTCTCAAATGTCGTGGAAAAACTGCGGATGATCAAAAGTGAAACTGAAATGGCTATTTTGAAAAAGGCTGCTGAAATTGCAGACGCTGCGTTCGAGCATATTTTGACGTTCATTAAACCCGGGCGCACCGAGATTGAAGTTGCGAATGAGTTGGAATTCCATATGCGGAAATTGGGCGCGACTTCCTCCTCCTTCGATATGATTGTCGCATCGGGCGTACGTTCCGCGTTGCCGCATGGCGTCGCAAGTGACAAAGTAATTGAACAAGGAGATATGGTGACACTGGATTTCGGTGCCTATTATCAAGGTTATTGCTCTGATATGACGAGAACAATTGCAGTCGGCGAGCCTGATCCGAAGCTTAAAGAAATCTATTCAATTGTCTATGATGCTCTTGAAAATGCGCTTTCAGGCATAAAGGTCGGAATGACCGGGAAAGAAGCGGATGCATTGACCCGTGATTTGATTAGCGAAAAAGGGTATGGCGACAATTATGGGCATGGCATGGGTCACGGGATTGGCTTGTATATCCATGAAGACATTTTCATGAATCCTACTTGTGAACTGCTTGTAGAGGAAGGAATGGTGTTGACGGTCGAGCCGGGCATTTACATTCCGGGTCTCGGCGGGGTGCGGATTGAGGATGATATTATTATGAAAAAAGATGGAATTGAAATCATTACGAAATCGCCTAAAGAGTTGATTATCCTTTGA
- a CDS encoding cytochrome c oxidase assembly protein: MHDVHFLLTDLLFGVPAMLAVGCYIGAVVITNRRERLRKWQLLRTVSFVAGVLIAATAVVGPLLRQSHTDFTVHMVGHLLLGMLAPLLIALAAPMTLLLRTINVRLARKVSRLLQSSFVGFFTHPIIASVLNIGGLWILYTTNLYSAMHSSLLLHIIIHIHVFLAGYLFTISLVYIDPIFHRFSYTYRTVVFIIALAGHGILSKFIYAYPPAGVLEEQARIGAMLMYYGGDAVDLFLIFILFKHWYQSVRPRKLVSAEV; encoded by the coding sequence ATGCATGATGTTCATTTTCTGTTAACCGATTTGCTTTTTGGCGTTCCTGCAATGCTTGCGGTCGGATGTTATATTGGGGCCGTAGTAATTACAAACAGACGAGAACGACTTCGAAAGTGGCAACTACTTCGCACGGTTTCCTTTGTTGCCGGTGTACTTATTGCTGCCACAGCAGTGGTCGGTCCACTTTTACGTCAATCCCATACTGATTTCACAGTCCACATGGTAGGTCATTTACTGTTGGGCATGTTGGCACCACTTCTTATTGCACTTGCTGCGCCCATGACATTATTATTGCGTACTATAAATGTTCGCTTGGCAAGAAAGGTTAGCCGACTGCTGCAAAGCTCGTTCGTCGGATTCTTCACCCATCCGATTATCGCTTCTGTCCTGAACATCGGTGGGTTATGGATTCTCTACACGACCAACTTGTATTCGGCGATGCATTCGAGCCTTCTACTCCATATCATCATACACATTCACGTTTTCCTTGCCGGCTATTTATTTACAATATCTTTGGTGTATATAGATCCTATTTTCCACCGCTTCAGTTATACGTACAGAACCGTCGTATTTATAATAGCGCTTGCTGGTCATGGCATCCTGTCGAAATTTATCTACGCATATCCACCAGCGGGGGTCCTTGAGGAGCAGGCAAGGATTGGAGCCATGCTGATGTATTATGGAGGCGATGCAGTTGACCTGTTTTTGATTTTCATTCTGTTTAAGCATTGGTATCAATCTGTCCGGCCACGCAAGTTGGTTTCAGCAGAAGTTTAG
- a CDS encoding DUF2243 domain-containing protein, translating to MEEEGLTTIYNTQVHSDNRAAFARRNLWSGILFGLGFVAFLDETLFHQLLHWHKFYDKSTVAVGLVSDGLFHAFSWFATVGGLFLVGDLRRRNALWHKMWWGGKLLGGGAFQLYDGTIQHKIMRIHQIRYNVDILPYDLVWNISAAIMILVGIGLVISARRDERGRKGTFSNA from the coding sequence ATGGAGGAAGAGGGTTTGACAACGATATATAATACGCAAGTACATTCTGATAACAGGGCAGCATTTGCCCGTCGAAACCTTTGGTCAGGCATCTTGTTCGGATTGGGTTTTGTTGCGTTTCTCGATGAGACATTATTTCATCAGCTGCTTCATTGGCATAAATTTTACGATAAATCGACTGTTGCGGTTGGACTTGTTTCGGATGGACTGTTTCACGCGTTCAGTTGGTTTGCGACTGTCGGAGGATTATTCCTTGTCGGCGATCTTCGGAGGCGAAACGCACTTTGGCATAAGATGTGGTGGGGAGGAAAATTGTTAGGCGGCGGGGCGTTTCAGCTTTACGATGGCACTATCCAGCATAAGATCATGCGCATCCACCAAATTCGATACAATGTCGATATTTTACCGTATGATCTTGTCTGGAATATTTCTGCAGCCATCATGATTTTAGTCGGCATCGGGTTGGTTATAAGTGCGAGGCGGGATGAGCGTGGAAGGAAAGGGACTTTCTCTAATGCATGA
- a CDS encoding YugN family protein, translating into MLKLQTELEGKTASFGIVSDCIRGLGYNMGGNWDYDKGCFDHILCQEGGETIYIRIPFFVTDGELDDYNASIKFGTPYIIKHVVHVGLDRSGDSLLDATGFSQFQQPIDKDGKIINKNRWIHAGEVAVKDLLDCMYEGQALLKSS; encoded by the coding sequence ATGTTGAAATTACAAACGGAGCTTGAAGGGAAAACTGCTTCTTTTGGCATTGTGAGTGACTGTATTCGTGGACTCGGTTATAACATGGGTGGAAATTGGGATTATGACAAAGGATGTTTCGACCATATTTTATGCCAGGAGGGCGGCGAAACCATCTATATCCGAATTCCATTCTTTGTGACCGATGGAGAACTTGACGATTACAATGCTTCTATTAAGTTCGGCACGCCTTACATCATTAAACACGTAGTGCATGTCGGTCTGGATCGCTCTGGAGATTCATTATTAGATGCGACAGGCTTTAGTCAGTTCCAGCAACCAATTGATAAGGACGGCAAAATCATCAATAAAAACAGATGGATTCATGCAGGTGAAGTAGCCGTAAAAGACCTTTTAGACTGTATGTATGAAGGACAGGCTTTATTAAAATCCAGTTAA
- a CDS encoding ABC transporter ATP-binding protein, whose amino-acid sequence MILSVKDVYKSYGKEQVLKGITFEIEEPQIIALVGPNGSGKSTLMNIITNLLPADKGEITVLGKNNRDPNIFREISFMQDNTVLYEYLTGYDHLQFICDVQGLPKKQLLETADRIGITSYLNKKVKNYSLGMKQHLLLAMAVVNKPKLMILDEPLNGLDPTSAIRVRELLLALRDEGTTILLSSHNLAEIDRVTSSILFLKKGNLIKENMAEFEQVRYQIAVDQTANAEKALLAAGIPVELVDGCLHIYRRDVALSNVLQVLERENIVIDDIEKKVFGSEERYRKIFTEAKADELVEV is encoded by the coding sequence ATGATTTTATCAGTAAAAGACGTGTACAAATCATATGGCAAGGAGCAGGTGTTGAAGGGGATTACGTTTGAGATTGAGGAGCCGCAGATCATTGCGCTTGTTGGGCCCAATGGATCGGGGAAGTCGACGTTAATGAACATTATTACCAACTTGTTGCCTGCGGATAAAGGGGAAATTACGGTGCTTGGGAAGAACAACCGGGATCCGAATATCTTCCGGGAGATTTCGTTTATGCAGGATAATACGGTGCTATACGAATATTTGACGGGGTATGATCATTTGCAATTCATCTGTGATGTGCAAGGATTGCCGAAAAAGCAGCTTTTAGAGACGGCGGACCGGATTGGGATCACGAGTTATTTGAATAAAAAAGTGAAGAACTATTCGCTTGGGATGAAGCAGCATCTGTTGCTTGCGATGGCTGTCGTGAATAAACCGAAGCTGATGATTTTGGATGAGCCGCTTAACGGGCTTGATCCGACGAGCGCGATCCGTGTGCGTGAGTTGCTGCTTGCTTTGCGTGATGAAGGGACGACGATCCTATTATCCTCGCATAACTTGGCGGAAATTGACCGGGTGACGTCTTCGATTTTATTCCTGAAGAAGGGGAATTTGATAAAGGAGAATATGGCGGAGTTTGAGCAGGTGCGCTACCAGATCGCGGTCGACCAAACGGCGAATGCTGAAAAAGCGCTTCTTGCAGCGGGAATTCCTGTCGAGTTGGTTGATGGGTGCTTGCATATTTATCGCCGTGATGTAGCGTTAAGCAACGTATTGCAAGTGTTGGAACGCGAAAATATAGTAATCGATGATATCGAGAAGAAAGTGTTTGGATCTGAGGAACGCTACCGGAAAATCTTCACGGAGGCAAAGGCCGATGAGCTTGTTGAAGTTTGA
- a CDS encoding putative holin-like toxin has translation MSVFEALMLAVAFGALIVAILSNNHKNNPSLGLTARMGHYTK, from the coding sequence GTGTCAGTATTCGAAGCATTAATGCTTGCAGTAGCATTCGGAGCATTGATCGTAGCGATATTGTCTAATAACCATAAAAATAACCCATCCTTGGGTTTAACGGCTCGGATGGGTCACTATACCAAATAA
- the rluF gene encoding 23S rRNA pseudouridine(2604) synthase RluF — protein MRINKFLSEAGIVSRRGADKWIEDGRVTINGQPAELGSRVEQGDEVHVDGKPVKTEEQLVYIVLNKPVGITSTTERHIEGNVVDFVNHPLRIFHIGRLDKDSDGLLLLTNDGDIVNEILREEHGHEKEYIVTVDRPITKEFIHKMESGVEILDTITKPCKVKQLGPRKFNITLTQGLNRQIRRMCSALGYNVRRLQRTRIMNIHLGNLPIGQWRDLTEKELKEMFQMLDYEPKR, from the coding sequence ATGCGAATAAACAAATTTTTAAGCGAAGCCGGCATCGTCTCTCGGCGAGGTGCAGATAAATGGATCGAAGACGGACGCGTCACCATCAACGGCCAACCCGCCGAACTCGGAAGCCGAGTTGAACAAGGCGATGAAGTCCATGTAGACGGCAAACCGGTAAAAACCGAAGAGCAGCTTGTCTATATCGTTCTTAATAAACCCGTCGGCATCACGAGCACAACTGAACGCCATATCGAAGGGAATGTCGTCGATTTCGTCAACCACCCGCTCCGCATCTTCCATATCGGACGGCTCGACAAAGACTCTGACGGCTTGCTGCTTTTAACGAACGACGGCGACATCGTAAATGAAATCCTACGCGAAGAACACGGCCACGAAAAAGAATACATCGTAACGGTCGATCGCCCCATCACAAAGGAATTCATTCACAAAATGGAATCCGGCGTCGAAATCCTCGACACTATAACGAAACCGTGCAAAGTGAAACAATTAGGCCCACGCAAATTCAACATCACGTTAACACAAGGGCTGAACCGCCAAATCCGCCGCATGTGCTCAGCACTCGGTTACAACGTCAGACGCCTCCAGCGCACACGCATCATGAACATCCATCTTGGCAATTTGCCGATTGGACAATGGCGCGACTTGACGGAGAAGGAATTGAAGGAAATGTTTCAGATGCTGGATTATGAGCCGAAACGGTAA
- a CDS encoding chorismate-binding protein: MEKTSLRITERKIEGDSLTPILIFRRLHGRHRFLLESSSQHEGSGRYSFIGVDPVKAYRGGNGRLEEFVYATGKSYTHEGDLYTLLKRLMPRIAEHGEYPFMGGAVGYVGYGAADEAATTETETPDVYFNIYNTVIIYNHLLKEVTLLHTEIDPEYTKSDLNALAEQITNGQVEEERGITISDYRCALSQQEFENRVKQVQTEFIEKGTVKQVVLSRKLEADIKGDPFALYRKLRKRNPSPYMYYMEFDDHKIIGASPESLVRVTDRTVIANPIAGTRRRGRTTEEDNALETELRNDPKELSEHDMLVALSREELEPICNPSSVQVSKYMETVRYEHVMHLVSEVEGKLAPDLHALDALKAVLPAGTVTGSPKKLAMDIISQLEDEPRGIYGGAIGYIGLNGNIDFALTIRTMFVKDGVATVQAGAGIVKDSVPDLEYKETVNKARSLLEL, from the coding sequence ATGGAAAAGACGAGTTTGCGCATTACAGAGAGGAAAATTGAAGGGGATTCACTGACGCCGATCCTGATTTTCAGGCGATTACATGGGCGACATCGATTCTTATTGGAAAGTTCGTCGCAACATGAAGGATCAGGGCGGTATTCATTCATCGGGGTGGATCCGGTGAAGGCGTATCGCGGCGGGAATGGCAGGTTGGAAGAGTTTGTATATGCGACGGGAAAATCGTACACGCATGAAGGGGACCTATATACGCTGCTGAAAAGGTTGATGCCACGCATCGCGGAGCATGGGGAATACCCATTCATGGGTGGTGCAGTTGGGTATGTCGGGTATGGTGCGGCGGATGAAGCGGCTACAACCGAAACCGAAACACCTGACGTGTATTTCAATATTTACAACACGGTCATCATCTACAATCACCTACTTAAGGAGGTGACATTGCTTCATACAGAAATCGATCCCGAGTATACGAAGTCTGACCTAAACGCTTTGGCAGAGCAAATCACTAATGGCCAAGTCGAAGAGGAACGAGGCATCACCATTTCTGATTACCGTTGCGCCCTTTCACAGCAAGAATTTGAAAACCGGGTGAAACAAGTCCAAACGGAGTTCATTGAAAAAGGCACAGTAAAACAAGTTGTCCTCTCCCGTAAGCTTGAAGCGGACATCAAAGGCGACCCATTCGCTCTATACCGAAAACTACGTAAGCGGAATCCTTCGCCGTATATGTATTACATGGAATTCGATGATCACAAAATCATCGGGGCCTCGCCGGAAAGTCTTGTCCGGGTGACGGATAGGACAGTCATTGCGAATCCGATTGCGGGAACACGCAGGCGGGGGCGAACTACTGAGGAAGACAACGCATTGGAAACGGAACTTCGAAATGATCCGAAAGAGTTGTCGGAGCACGATATGTTGGTGGCACTGAGTCGGGAGGAGTTGGAACCGATTTGTAATCCGTCTTCTGTCCAAGTTTCGAAATACATGGAGACCGTGCGTTATGAACATGTCATGCATCTCGTTTCTGAAGTGGAGGGGAAACTTGCACCTGACTTGCACGCACTTGATGCGTTGAAAGCAGTGTTGCCAGCTGGAACAGTGACGGGGTCTCCGAAAAAGCTTGCGATGGATATCATTTCGCAGTTGGAGGATGAGCCGCGCGGTATCTACGGAGGTGCAATCGGTTATATCGGATTGAACGGAAATATCGATTTTGCCCTTACCATTCGTACGATGTTCGTAAAGGACGGGGTGGCTACTGTGCAAGCGGGTGCTGGGATTGTGAAGGACTCCGTTCCTGATCTTGAATATAAGGAAACTGTGAATAAAGCCCGTTCTTTATTGGAGCTTTAA
- the trpD gene encoding anthranilate phosphoribosyltransferase, with the protein MKSYTRIVERKQHLQYEEMEEAANQMFTENAIVEEITEFLVALSNKGETAKEVAALASVMTRHAIPLDVPEARYLDNCGTGGDGSNTFNISTTSAFVLAGAGVKVAKHGNRKITSHAGSQDVLDALGIHSDFTPEDMGRMLDKEGMAFIFAPIVHPKMKKIGEARRQIGKPTIFNLVGPLANPVPLETQFTGINRPDFLMEYASVLRMLGRDRAIVVSGVGGMDEASLAGQNSFVLMDKGDLIPFTLTAEDVGLEYAPLSAIRGGTAKENADMIHDVLKGKQGAKFDTVVFNAGIGLFANGVANSINEGIELAKDSILSGKALRKLEAILAFSADIDRVAVAK; encoded by the coding sequence ATGAAGAGTTACACGAGAATAGTCGAGCGAAAACAGCATTTACAGTATGAGGAAATGGAAGAAGCGGCGAATCAGATGTTCACCGAGAATGCGATAGTTGAAGAGATTACGGAATTTCTTGTCGCGCTGTCGAATAAAGGGGAGACCGCAAAAGAAGTGGCAGCGCTTGCTTCTGTTATGACAAGGCACGCCATTCCATTGGACGTCCCGGAGGCCCGATACTTGGACAATTGCGGCACTGGTGGTGACGGGTCGAACACGTTCAATATTAGTACGACGTCGGCTTTCGTCCTCGCTGGTGCCGGCGTAAAGGTGGCGAAGCATGGGAATCGGAAAATTACGAGTCACGCAGGGAGCCAGGATGTGCTTGACGCGTTAGGCATCCATTCGGATTTCACCCCTGAAGATATGGGCCGGATGCTTGATAAAGAAGGGATGGCATTCATATTCGCACCGATTGTCCATCCGAAGATGAAAAAGATTGGGGAAGCACGCAGACAAATTGGAAAGCCGACGATTTTCAACCTTGTTGGACCGCTTGCGAATCCTGTTCCCCTTGAAACGCAGTTCACGGGTATTAACCGACCTGATTTCCTCATGGAGTATGCGTCTGTCCTTCGGATGCTTGGCAGAGATCGAGCAATTGTTGTCTCGGGGGTTGGAGGGATGGATGAGGCGTCACTTGCGGGGCAGAACTCGTTCGTACTGATGGATAAAGGTGACTTGATCCCCTTTACTTTGACCGCTGAAGATGTCGGGCTTGAATACGCTCCCTTATCCGCAATTCGCGGGGGAACTGCAAAGGAAAATGCCGACATGATCCACGATGTTTTGAAAGGAAAGCAGGGGGCTAAGTTTGACACGGTCGTATTCAACGCGGGAATTGGACTGTTTGCAAACGGTGTAGCGAACTCAATTAATGAAGGAATTGAACTTGCGAAAGACAGCATTCTGTCTGGAAAAGCACTTCGGAAGCTTGAAGCGATTCTGGCATTCAGTGCCGACATTGATAGAGTGGCGGTGGCAAAATGA
- the trpC gene encoding indole-3-glycerol phosphate synthase TrpC: MTILEKILEVKRLEVKQLLMEERDVSCGTLSKRPSLFETLKHSDRLEVIAEMKRASPSKGMIAGQADPVTQARAYVQAGAACISVLTDNQFFKGSFDDLAAVANAVIVPLLCKDFIIHEVQIDRAMEAGASVILLIVAALDEGTLQRLHTYATGKGLEVLVEVHDAKELNRALSIGAKLIGVNNRDLKTFEVDLSRTEEISRLFPFNENHVFISESGIMNGSDAKRVAAAGASAVLVGESLMRSASVEKSLHSLQVPRGGVLQ; the protein is encoded by the coding sequence ATGACGATTTTAGAAAAGATCCTTGAAGTGAAAAGACTTGAAGTGAAACAACTATTAATGGAGGAACGAGACGTTTCATGTGGAACGTTGTCGAAAAGGCCATCGCTTTTTGAAACACTAAAACATTCCGACCGACTTGAAGTCATTGCGGAAATGAAACGTGCATCCCCTTCAAAAGGAATGATTGCAGGTCAAGCCGATCCAGTCACGCAGGCAAGAGCCTACGTACAGGCGGGAGCAGCATGCATCTCAGTTTTAACAGACAATCAATTCTTCAAGGGCTCATTCGACGATTTGGCTGCAGTTGCCAATGCAGTCATAGTTCCGCTCCTATGCAAGGATTTCATCATTCATGAAGTGCAGATTGACCGCGCAATGGAAGCGGGGGCGTCCGTCATTTTGCTAATAGTAGCCGCATTAGATGAAGGAACACTACAACGGCTTCATACGTATGCAACGGGTAAAGGGCTTGAAGTGTTGGTTGAAGTGCATGATGCAAAGGAATTGAACCGGGCACTTTCAATTGGTGCAAAATTGATTGGCGTCAATAATCGTGACTTAAAGACATTTGAAGTGGATCTCTCAAGGACGGAAGAAATTTCAAGGCTTTTTCCGTTCAATGAAAACCATGTGTTCATCAGCGAGAGCGGCATTATGAATGGTTCAGATGCAAAGCGTGTTGCGGCTGCCGGGGCAAGTGCTGTCCTTGTAGGCGAATCTTTGATGAGAAGTGCTTCTGTGGAAAAGTCGCTACATTCCTTGCAAGTCCCAAGGGGAGGTGTCCTCCAATGA
- a CDS encoding phosphoribosylanthranilate isomerase, producing the protein MTKVKICGLMEPEHVQAAVEAGVDAVGFVFAPSRRRIAIAQAKELARFVPDHVMKIGVFVDATREEMEQAFREVPLDFIQFHGNEMEEFIKNVALPSIKVVSVRNEEDVKRVQHVQTEYVLFDTPGTEFRGGSGEVFDWGLLNGDLPRSRMILAGGLNVRNVKEAIMKVRPFMVDVSSGVEIDRRKDETLIREFIRAVKEEES; encoded by the coding sequence ATGACGAAGGTGAAAATTTGTGGCTTGATGGAACCAGAGCATGTCCAGGCGGCAGTTGAGGCAGGAGTGGACGCGGTCGGATTCGTGTTTGCACCAAGCAGGCGCCGGATCGCGATTGCGCAAGCAAAGGAATTGGCGCGCTTTGTACCGGATCATGTGATGAAGATAGGCGTGTTCGTGGATGCGACGCGGGAGGAGATGGAGCAGGCATTTCGTGAGGTACCCCTCGATTTCATCCAATTTCATGGGAATGAAATGGAAGAGTTTATTAAAAATGTAGCTCTTCCTTCCATTAAAGTAGTATCGGTTCGTAATGAGGAAGATGTAAAAAGAGTGCAACATGTTCAAACAGAATATGTTTTATTCGACACGCCGGGTACTGAATTCCGCGGGGGAAGCGGCGAGGTGTTTGATTGGGGGCTTTTAAACGGCGACCTGCCAAGGAGTCGGATGATCCTTGCGGGTGGATTGAATGTGCGAAATGTTAAGGAAGCAATCATGAAGGTGCGTCCGTTCATGGTGGATGTGTCGAGCGGGGTAGAGATTGATCGAAGAAAAGATGAGACGTTGATACGCGAATTCATTCGTGCAGTGAAAGAGGAGGAGAGCTGA